GACATTTAAAATATGACCGTTCTCCTAAGACATTTAAACCTTATCAactgttatttttttctcaaccaAAAAAACTTCATTATCAGTATTATTACAGATTCCAACTTTATCATCAGCATTGTGCCATAGAAATTGATAAGCAAGCAATGGAACTTGTGGGAGGTTTCATAGTTAATCTTCCTTAgcatgttttactttttttagttAATGTCGCATTCAAACTCAGACACTATTCATGgtttaaaaaaacatacttaagTGGGGAAACTTGACATGATTTTGGTTACTGTACAATTCTACAGGTGAAAGTCAAATGATGAATTAACACTTTTATACCACTTGACATATATAgagagatgaagaaaaaaagaaaaatatgtaaatataataaataatatacaaggcaaaaaagataaaagatgtCCACAATAATCACTGTAGAAAATCTTCTAATGTGATtaccttctttcattttctaGCAAGTTGGATTGTTTAAAAGTTAAGACAAGCCGTACAGTGTTAACCCGTACAACAATGGTACTGTCCATtaactttctttaattttttttttctgaataatAGACAGTTTTTAACAGAAAAAACTAAATTGTGAGTTTAAAACtaaattcttttttaactttctcGTAATCCATCACCACAACTTGATCTTTTTCAGTTTTAGATTTTCCTTATACTACCAATGTTGCAGATCTTGGttgttaaatttgaattaaatggAGGGTTTGTGTGTGACTTGGAAGAAGAAGCAGGAGTATAGAACATACATGAAGTTGTTTCATTGACATAAAACTTCTCTCACAGGGTATTTTATATAGAAACCTCTGCGAGGAAAACTTCAAACATTTGTACAGTTTTCTACCCATGAAATCTTCATGGAAACAAAGTTAGAGTCGCACAGTTGACTTCATAACAGGTTGTTTCGACAAACCCAcaaaaaagacaagaaaagaatGAGATGGATTTAGAAATAGCAAATGAAGAAGAATGTGAATGGGAGGCCAATGAAAACGGCAATGACGAAGGGagaaaaaagaagcaaaaaGTGGTGCTTCATCTCGGCCATCCTCTTCAGTCAGAACCATTGCGTAAAATAAACCTCGTCCCTTGTCTGTTTCATCTCAACGAGGATGTTAGAGACCTGAAGACAACTTCTTCGCAAGGAATAGTGAGACCCATCTCGTGATCGAAGCCAAACTCTTCTTCAGCTTGTCGAAGGAGGGATTGGAACTCGGGGTGAGCGAGGAATGAGATTGGCACAATGTACCTAGTTCTGTTTTCACCCACATAAACAGCAAAATGGCCTTTTGGGACATCACCGGGGTGGCCATCATCATCGTACCCGTTTTTCTTTCCTAGGCTTGAACACCTCTTAAGGATCTGCTTCAAGACTGCATGTTGTGGAAGCTTGTTTGATTTTCTAATGGCCATGTTGTTGAGTGGTTGAGATGTGATGaatgagaagagaagagggagTGAAGAAGATGTAGTGGTGGATGATGAGAAATAAGAAGGTGATGAGGGGGTATTTATGGAGATGGTGGAAAGAGGGTGATGTGGAGGGAGTGTGGGGTAGGAGGCAAATTAAAGGGCAGACCACGGGTGTTTTGGGGTTTGTGTATTTGTGCAAGGACAT
The Vigna angularis cultivar LongXiaoDou No.4 chromosome 5, ASM1680809v1, whole genome shotgun sequence genome window above contains:
- the LOC108339767 gene encoding protein SMALL AUXIN UP-REGULATED RNA 12 encodes the protein MAIRKSNKLPQHAVLKQILKRCSSLGKKNGYDDDGHPGDVPKGHFAVYVGENRTRYIVPISFLAHPEFQSLLRQAEEEFGFDHEMGLTIPCEEVVFRSLTSSLR